AGTGCTGGCGAATCTGGCGAGAGAGGGGAAGCGAGGCTGGAGAGCGCGGCGAGCGACGGGGGCCGGACGGGCAAAAGCAGCCCTCCCGAAGGTCCGGGCGAGACCACTAGAAATTTGTGTGAGCGAGACAAAACAATATAGAAGGGGGGgtaaaaggaaaaagaaaaaaaagacaatGGCATTAACTTACCTCTTGAACATGATGACGGTGTTTAAGAGGGTATAAAAAAGATGGGGATGAGAAGGTCAAGGGGAGGAGAtgggggggaggaggagaagagagaaaaaggaaaagagtgAGGTTGGCCAGAGTGAGAGGGAacgagagagagagagacggGCACACGGTGTGGCCCTTAGCCTTTCCGGGGCGGTTTTGCCGACGATCCCGTGATGTACCGACGCGAAGCATACCAGCTCTACTCTAACTCTTTTATATACTAATACAAGTTATTAGGAGTATGTAATTGTTTATTCTAGCATATAGAATAGGTGATTATCTTCTCttattctcttttctctatcATATCAAGTACTGTTGTGAACATAGAGGCTGTGGACGCCGGCTAAAACGCACAATCCGGATGCAGGGAATGTAAAAATACAATACCGTCATACCACCGAGTATCGGAGCTCTCTCCCACCATGCCACTCTGCAGCTACCACTAGCAGTACATATATCCGGACAGCATTGTCAGTATCAATCAATTCCAAAATATAACCTCAATTGAAACATTACCACATAGACCAAACACAAAATAAAATACAAATTAGCATACATAGCTATGTATACTCACCTGTATTGCTGGCTGTTGGCTGCTCGGACGAACGCTCGGAAATCTCTGACGTGTGTTCCGCAACTTGTCACCGACTGTATTGTATATCGCCATAGTGATGAAGCTCTGTACCGGAGCTCGCTTGTAATACAGTCTGTACCTGTACTGCCATTGCTGGTCTGTACTTGTTAATGTCATGCTTATTAGAGCGATGGTATACATACTACTTTATAGGGCATCTACAGACTCGTCAATTCCTAGCACAATTTATTTCTTCGTTTGTTGTGTGGTTATTCCCTCCACATCCGGCTCTCAATTCCTCCCCGGGTACTGCACTCCAAGGTACTCCAGACTATCTAGGAACAGAACTAGGAAGGATTGATATCTGCAGAATTGAACCGAGGATAAGCTATGACGCAGTGCACAGGGCAATTACTCTCTACAGTCTAGCTCCAAGCCACACTACGACCAGCTTCCAAAATACTCCGTATATCAGAAACATAATGCAATGCCCTATGGCTACAAAAGAAATATAAACGATTATTGCACAGTACGGGATACACAAATTTTCGAGTTGCTTGTGAcgggaaagaaaaaatacCACTCCAGCAACGAGGGtcttttgttgttgttgttgttgttgcgtATGACAATGCGACGGGATATACGGCCAGAAGAGATGAAAACTGCTCGTCCAACATGTCATCGGACAATCGTAGCACTTGTTCCTCATTCTCATGTCCCTCCAGTTTACTCCTTCTCAGCTGGGGGGCTCTGGACGAAGCCCTTGCCCTCGTATCCCTCTTTGCTGATACCGTGGATGGGGTTGATACGCTCTTGCTGTTGGTTGTTAGCATTGTCCCAGCCATGGGGTGTAAGAGGATTCATACCCTGGCGTATTCGTTGGAGGCCTCCTGGTACTCCTTGGTCATCGTCCGGGGCAGGGGCTTGCCGAACAGGTGGATAACGTAGAAGAGAGCACAAGAAGCCGCAACGAGCTGAGCGACCTTGAAGAAGATCTTGACACCCTCGCCCTTGGGGGCCTGGGCACGGGGGCCGTGAGGACCGAAGGCAATCCAGTAGGCTATCCATATCACTCTCATCAGCACCAACGCCCACCAAGGgtaaaaagagaaagaaaaaaaaaattctcCAGATACCAGGATTACATAccagccttcttctcctgcaCGGTCATCTGGTGCCAGTCCACCTTCATACGGTCACGCAGCTGCATCCACAGGTCGGCCTGCTCCtggggaggcatggcttccCAGCGCTTCTCGATGCCGGAGAGGGTAGGGTTCGCAATGGCATGCTCGGACGAAGCGCGGGTCTGCTGAGGGGCGATGGCCTTCTGCATAGGCTGGGAACGGACGTTCAGGCAGGCCATTGGGCTGGGGACGGCGCGGTAGGAACGAATGGCAGTGGTGGGCATGGCCGAGCTGCGAGCAGCGGCCCGAGTGACGGATTGAAGGAACATTGTGTGTGCGGGAAAAGGGAGCGCACAAAGTCAATTGCAGAAAATGAGTAGAATGGCTCTCCAGAGGCCAATAAATATCAACCTTCCCCGGAGGGTGTATAAAGTCTCCGAATAAAAGCGTAAGAGGGGCTTCACGATGGGGGGGGGAAAGGCGAGGAGCAGACGGTCGACTGTGGTTTGAGGTTTCGAAAGGCGGACGGTGAGCTTAGTCCCGTTTTTGGCGGCGTTTTTATTGGCCCGCGGCCTTCCACCCGACCCGTCGGGGTTTGCATATGCCACCAGATGCCAGTGTTGGTAGTATATGGATTATTTAGACATGTCAATGCTACTGTTTATCTGCTATAAAACTCCATTAAATGGCAGCCTCAATTGGTATACACCTGCTGTGCTGCTACCAGTGTTCAAAGCCAAAACCAACCATGCCCGCAGGGATCCGGTTCTCTCCGGCTATCATACGATAGATAGCTACCCTGACTGAAACAACTACCCTTCCTTTTACTCTAGAGAATTGTATCCTGCAcataaaagagaaaagaatcACAAGATTGGCAGATGCCCCTTTCATTGACTTCACCAGGTGTATCTACGATGCAAAAAAATACAGCCATCTAGCGGAAACAATGCAAGTCGTTACAATCTCATATTGAAAGCTAACGTGTATGCAGAGCAAACGGGGATCTCATTGCGAACTGAATTACtccgaagaagagaaaataaaCGAAACACGGCGACGGAGCGGTGCTGTGCAATCATCTAAGTCTGCTCTAACGCGCCAACATGGTCCGGACCCAGCCGATACCATTAGTTTTGCAACTCAGCAGCTTTCTTATTGCTTGCATCAGCAAGAACAGTCTTCCACTCAATGTCGGACTTGTCGTCGGCGTGGATCTCGCTGGTGATTTTAAGCGCCCTCTTCAAATCCTCCTTGGTACTGGCGTAGACCATGCGCCACTGTCACAATATTAGCCGAAAGACCTTCTTGAGCAACGATCCACAGAAAACTTACCAAGGTAGGAGCATCGTCGGGCACCCAAGCGATAAAGACAATCTTGGATCTACAAGGAAAAGCAACGTGTCAGTTTTCCTCTTTTCGTCATGGTTATCCTTTCCCCCATCCAACTAGAGCGTTGTCATACCTTTTGCCTTCATTGGGGATCTCGTAGTCAACATCGTAAACAGCGTAGCGAGGAGCGGGTTTGCCCTTGTCATCCTGGGCGTCCGCGAGCTTGTTGCGGAAGACCTCATAGTCGGTTTCCTTCGAGGCCTCGTCGACGACAACGTTCTTCTTGTCGTCAGAGATCTTGAAGATCACAAACTTGATTCTGTCCCCCTTGGAGTTTGCGCTCGTGCGGAACTCGTTGAACGCACTCACGACATCGTCACCGACGGAAACACTGGTCGCGGACTTCTTATCAGCAAATGACACGTTCGGACTGGTATGACAGCATGGCAGGCGGCGAGGACGTGAAGGGGTTTCTCAAAACGTACCCAGATGCGAGCTGGCAATCAAAACGAAATGTTAGCAAATTGAAGACCCAAGTGCATACGCCCCACAATCAGCAGGAAAAGGGGAAAGGCAGAACTGGGCTGAACGTACCGACATGGTTGCTACTTGTAATGTGAATCTCGATttgaaacaagaaaaaaagaaaccgaAAATATAAACCTGGCGGAAAGTGAAGAAGGCGAAAGGTATTCTAATAGGAGAATAGGAAGCGATAACCTGCGCTGAAATGTCCACGCGATATGGATCCGCCAGTCAGTCAAGTGGCCACCAATACATTTCCCCTTTTCGTCTGGGGACATTAAACATAGAGCCTGAATCCAGAACATAATACAGGCAACAACTGAGGGTCGTAGTAATGGGGAATTAAGATAACTCACAGCTCGCAAATCTTCTTCCTGGACAAGTGGAAAGGTGAAAGTGAGAgagggagatggaggagagaTAGAGGggctttggttgttgtgctTTGCGGCTTTGGATGCGGTGATGGTGGGGAGATGCTGCACGTGACTATGCCGACACGAGTCCCCTGACCGTAGCAGTTCTTCACTTGTATTGGTGGCTTATGTATAGGATAtctatgtacggagtatgcgATCTTCAGTAGATGATTACGACTAAGATAAGAAATGTACTGCGCTGCACACGTGGCCAGCATTCCTCGCAGACATAAAACATCCGGCCGCTGTCATGAGTTCCTTGCGTTGTTGTCATCAACGGGCTCTAACCATGGGACTCGGCTGTCCCTAACACGCGGCAACCCGAGCATCACGTCAGGCTGCGGTCATTAATTGAAAACAGGGATAGGGCCCTATATCAATTCCTATTATTATGTTCTTCCGTGTTACTAAATCACGGCTTATGCGCAAACTTGGCCCTGGTGTGTTCCACCACAGCCTGCTCATTCCAGATATAGTTGACGCTCTCTTGAGCGACAGTAGCCTCCGCCCAGCGCAAGAATTTGGGTGCCTTTTCCTTCAGTAGGCCTGGGACTCTGGTGCTATTCAGATTATGTTCCGGCTTCGTGAAAGCCAAGATCCGGAGGAGGAATGAACCGGTGAGGACCTGCACCTGTCAGCATACAAGCACATATACAGgcaaaagggaaagaaacCCACCTCAGCAAACGTCAACTTCTCACTCCCACCAAAGAACGGTCCCTTGCCTTCATTGCTCAACAACGGCTCAATCTCCTTAGCCACAGCCTCAACCAACGCATCACCAGCGGCCTCACGCTCCTCCTGCGAAGCAGCTCTAACACCAGCCATCACATTCGGCATAACCTTGCTACTGAAAGCGTCGGCGAAGAGGCTCACCCGCGCGCGGTAGAGGGCGTTCTCTGCGGGGCCGGACGGGGGGAGGAGGTGAGAGGGGTGAGCATCAGCGATGAACTGTGCGACGATAGCCGATTCTATGAGGATCTCGCCGTTGTAGGAAATGGCAGGCACGAGGCCGCGCTGTTGGGTTCAAGGTTAGAGATGCTGCTCAGAGATGTAGGCTGAGGTGACGTACCGGGTTGATCTCGAGATACCAAGGCTCACGAGGCTTCTTGATGTCGACAATGACCTCTTCGTAGTCAAGGCCTGTCTCCTTCAGGGCTATATGGGCACGGTGCGCATAGGGGCAGCCGTGGTAGGTGTAGAGGATGATCTTCGGAGAAACCATTGTTGGAGTCGTTCACTTGCTGTGTTTGATGGATATCCAAGTAGTGTTAAGTGTGAGGAATGAAAAGGCTTATTCACAAAATATATAACCTCTCGATGAGGTGATCTCACACAAGACTAACGACTTGTGTTCCTGGTTCCTTTTTGTGAGGGGCACCTGGCTGGATTAGTAAAGATTTGGTTCCCCCGCAGCCGGGTAACAATCCGGGTTCTACAGAAACAGTATCCAACTCCGAGGACTAGTAACAGTATCACCGATATCTGATTTAGGTCTAAGTATGTACACAGGTTAATAGGTATTCTAAGAACAGAAAGTAAGCCATCAGAATTCCACATTAAAACAGACACAATTGAggtaaaaaaagaaaaggatatCTAGTTAAGGAACAGGAAAATCATTGCCGTAAGGTGGGGTATATGATAGAAAAAGTGAAAGCATAAGTCGTCTCACAAGCATCCCAGGTTTCTCATCACATAATCTTCTTGAGAAACAGCCTGCACAGGTTATACGGCTATAGCAGCCTTGACATGCATGGAGGGAATCGCTGCAGACAACTCGTAAGGACGGAATGGAAGTGAAAATCACAACTGAATTGACGCTCAATACGGTATCACGCAAAAGGAAGGTGAACGGCGATGAAAACTTTTGGTCACGGACAAGTGGTGAAGAAGTCTGCAGGCTCCCTGGCCGAGTAAAGGACGGACGGGGAGGTAGGTTTGAACGTAAAGTGCAAATCGTGTTGAGCAGATAATCATGGAGAAACCTCACCATCTGCCTCACTAGCACCATCGATAATCTTCTTCCAGTGTTGTGGAAGACAGACGCAAACCAGTGGGAACGCCTTGATATCCCCTGTTGGGGCTGGTGAGGGCATCAGGTGCGAGCCCTGCGACACCCCACTATCGCGCTGTTCACGATGCTTGAAATCATAGTTTTCAGCACTTTCTGAAAGACGTACGCCAGTTGCCCAGCCATCATCCCAAATGCCGATTATTTTCAGCATCTCTCCGCGATCCAGTGAGAACTCATCGCCTGCGCGTGGCTGATACGCCCAGAGAACAGCGACCCGATCACCGGGGTGGATATTATCCTGCGAGTAATAATCCTGGAAGGACGACATCTGTTCAGATTGGCTCGATAGCCCTTCAGGGGAAGAGACTTTCGTTCCTGAGCGAGGAGACGTGTCGCTACTTGTAGCAGCCAAAAACGAGCTGCTCGTGAGTGAGCCAAGTCGCTTGCCGGTCACGGGGGGGATCTGTCTTGACATCCTTCCGGGACTCGCGCTCGGTGCTTCTGATTCAGAGGGCTCAGTAGTGTACTTGCTGCTGCCACCGAAAAAGTTGCGACGGGAGCGTCTAGAGGTCAAACTCGGCATTTCTCGCAGGGCAGACATCCTGGCCACCCGGCCACCAGGTATCATTACCATTCCCGGGTTGTCCGAAGGATTCTGCATCGGCGCAAAGCCTTTCCTTTGCGGGTTCGGCTGATTCAAAGCAGTATCGCTCTCCGCGCGGCGCCTGCGCCGCAGACATAGCAGGGCAAGTACAATCAGGGCGACCAGTGTCGCAAATCCAGCAACAGATCCAACGACAGCACCCGCGATCTGGCCTCCTGAAAGACCATGATGGGGGCTAGCATCGTTTCCAGTCGAATTAGATGAAGAGGACGGCATAAGAGGTGGCAAAGATGCGGTCGTGGTTGGCACGGTGACGTCCTTGCACCGGCTCGCAGCATTGGCGTTCGTACAGCAAGAATCGGTTGAATTGGCAGAGCTCCCCGCGCAATAACCACACAAGCCCATCACATTTGGTCCATATCCGCACTCATCGGGTTCATTGTCGGCTCCTGATATACAGGTACCGGTCAACGAGTCGGCCGGCAGAGCGCACACGGTGAAGTCGGAACGGATCTGGCTCATATAATCGTCGCTTAATTCGGGGCACAAGTCGGAGTTGGCCACGATTTCCTGCTCGCTCGTCGCCATCAATGCCTGTCGCAGTTGTTAGTACATATGTTAATCCGCGGGTTTGCAGGGTAAGACGAACACAAGTGTCTGCGCAAAGTGGTTTCGACTGATCATCGGAGAGGTTGCAATCATCCTTTGAACTTTGGACCAACCCGTTGCAAATTGCACTAGTTGTGTAGCGGGCGTAGTAGTCATTGGTGTCGGTGAGATTGGCTCCCTGGCAGCCCAGGTAGTTCTCATATCTAGTCAAAGACCATGGTTTAGTTAAACATTCTCCTGGTCACTGCTAAATCAAACGTACTTTGACTTGGTATAGGTTCCATTGATGTAGTTGCTCAGGGCATCGTCAAAGTCCGTGAGACTCGAGACATTTCGCATAAAGGGACTATTGCAGTCAGCCAGGAGAGCATGAAACCAGTCTGAACGGGTGAACACACAAGTCGGGGTAAAGACTGGAACTTGTCGATATCGAAGAGGCATTGAAGGCGGGACATAGCGTCGACCCTGACAGGGAGATACAAGAGCCGGACATGGTTGAGACCGGATTGAAAATTGCTGTCACACGACGGTCGTAGAGAACGATGGAAGTAATCCGGTTATGAAACGTCGACGGTCAATTGCGCCAAGGCAGGAATTGGTGATTAACTATCGAAACAATGGCGAGAAAGGAATCTTCATGGTCTTGTTCGCTTCGATACAATTCACGGTCTTGAGGGCGATAATCGCAATCCGGTCGGTATAAACGCGTGTTGATCCCGGATCAGGTCCAAAGAAAGCAGGAAGTCTGGAGCGAAAAGAATTGGAGGGTAAACGAGCGGCTGGTTCCCCACGGCCGAGCAAGAACCgcggagagaaaaaagagtgAGAGAATAGGGAGTGGCTAGAAAAGGGCCTGAAAAGAGGCCGTTCAGAGAATGGGGGAAAGACGACTAATGCCctgaaaaggaaaggaaaagaggatTTGGAAGGAAttaaagaaggagaaaaaagaaacgaccGATGAAGTGAGAGACGATGGCGGTAACTTGATTTCGTCTGGTCTAAACCAAAAGCATCCACGAGGAAGTCACGGGGGCCTGGTGTGGTTTGTATATCTTAGACCGACCAACGCACCACACAGGTTACTCTGCAGTCCGTGTGTCTATAATTACACAGTGTAGACCAGGACTAGCAAAGAAACCATCGAGAGACTGATTCAATGCA
This region of Aspergillus chevalieri M1 DNA, chromosome 4, nearly complete sequence genomic DNA includes:
- a CDS encoding actin-binding ADF family protein (COG:Z;~EggNog:ENOG410PQ05;~InterPro:IPR029006,IPR017904,IPR002108;~PFAM:PF00241;~go_component: GO:0015629 - actin cytoskeleton [Evidence IEA];~go_function: GO:0003779 - actin binding [Evidence IEA];~go_process: GO:0030042 - actin filament depolymerization [Evidence IEA]), which codes for MSSATSVSVGDDVVSAFNEFRTSANSKGDRIKFVIFKISDDKKNVVVDEASKETDYEVFRNKLADAQDDKGKPAPRYAVYDVDYEIPNEGKRSKIVFIAWVPDDAPTLWRMVYASTKEDLKRALKITSEIHADDKSDIEWKTVLADASNKKAAELQN
- a CDS encoding SH3 domain protein (COG:S;~EggNog:ENOG410PHK2;~InterPro:IPR036028;~TransMembrane:1 (n3-14c19/20o244-269i);~go_function: GO:0005515 - protein binding [Evidence IEA]), which encodes MSGSCISLSGSTLCPAFNASSISTSSSLYPDFPFMRNVSSLTDFDDALSNYINGTYTKSKYENYLGCQGANLTDTNDYYARYTTSAICNGLVQSSKDDCNLSDDQSKPLCADTCALMATSEQEIVANSDLCPELSDDYMSQIRSDFTVCALPADSLTGTCISGADNEPDECGYGPNVMGLCGYCAGSSANSTDSCCTNANAASRCKDVTVPTTTASLPPLMPSSSSNSTGNDASPHHGLSGGQIAGAVVGSVAGFATLVALIVLALLCLRRRRRAESDTALNQPNPQRKGFAPMQNPSDNPGMVMIPGGRVARMSALREMPSLTSRRSRRNFFGGSSKYTTEPSESEAPSASPGRMSRQIPPVTGKRLGSLTSSSFLAATSSDTSPRSGTKVSSPEGLSSQSEQMSSFQDYYSQDNIHPGDRVAVLWAYQPRAGDEFSLDRGEMLKIIGIWDDGWATGVRLSESAENYDFKHREQRDSGVSQGSHLMPSPAPTGDIKAFPLVCVCLPQHWKKIIDGASEADGEVSP
- a CDS encoding glutathione S-transferase family protein (COG:O;~EggNog:ENOG410PMZQ;~InterPro:IPR036249,IPR040079,IPR036282,IPR010987, IPR004045;~PFAM:PF13409,PF13417,PF00462,PF02798;~go_function: GO:0005515 - protein binding [Evidence IEA];~go_process: GO:0006749 - glutathione metabolic process [Evidence IEA]), with the translated sequence MVSPKIILYTYHGCPYAHRAHIALKETGLDYEEVIVDIKKPREPWYLEINPRGLVPAISYNGEILIESAIVAQFIADAHPSHLLPPSGPAENALYRARVSLFADAFSSKVMPNVMAGVRAASQEEREAAGDALVEAVAKEIEPLLSNEGKGPFFGGSEKLTFAEVLTGSFLLRILAFTKPEHNLNSTRVPGLLKEKAPKFLRWAEATVAQESVNYIWNEQAVVEHTRAKFAHKP
- the COX5A gene encoding cytochrome c oxidase subunit IV family protein (COG:C;~EggNog:ENOG410PNPD;~InterPro:IPR036639,IPR004203;~PFAM:PF02936;~TransMembrane:1 (o126-147i);~go_function: GO:0004129 - cytochrome-c oxidase activity [Evidence IEA]), with product MFLQSVTRAAARSSAMPTTAIRSYRAVPSPMACLNVRSQPMQKAIAPQQTRASSEHAIANPTLSGIEKRWEAMPPQEQADLWMQLRDRMKVDWHQMTVQEKKAAYWIAFGPHGPRAQAPKGEGVKIFFKVAQLVAASCALFYVIHLFGKPLPRTMTKEYQEASNEYARQERINPIHGISKEGYEGKGFVQSPPAEKE